In Chroicocephalus ridibundus unplaced genomic scaffold, bChrRid1.1 SCAFFOLD_676, whole genome shotgun sequence, the following are encoded in one genomic region:
- the LOC134509786 gene encoding LOW QUALITY PROTEIN: E3 ubiquitin-protein ligase HUWE1-like (The sequence of the model RefSeq protein was modified relative to this genomic sequence to represent the inferred CDS: inserted 1 base in 1 codon), with product LFFFVGRRYTDMESEDYHFYQGLVYXLENDVSTLGYDLTFSTEVQEFGVCEVRDLKPNGANVLVTEENKKEYVHLVCQMRMTGAIRKQLAAFLEGFYEIIPKRLISIFTEQELELLISGLPTIDIDDLKANTEYHKYQGNSIQIQWFWRALRSFDQADRAKFLQFVTGTSKVPLQGFAALEGMNGIQKFQIHRDDRSTDRLPSAHTCFNQLDLPAYESYEKLRHMLLLAIQECSEGFGLA from the exons ctttttttttttgtggggcgCAGGTACACGGACATGGAGAGCGAGGACTACCACTTCTACCAGGGCCTGGTCT TGCTGGAGAACGACGTCTCCACCCTGGGCTACGACCTCACCTTCAGCACCGAG gtgcAGGAATTCGGGGTGTGCGAGGTGCGGGACCTGAAGCCCAACGGGGCCAACGTGCTGGTGACGGAGGAGAACAAGAAGGAGTACGTCCACCTCGTCTGCCAGATGCGCATGACCG GCGCCATCCGGAAGCAGCTGGCGGCCTTTTTGGAGGGTTTCTACGAGATCATCCCCAAACGCCTCATCTCCATCTTCACGGAGCAAGAGCTGGAGCTGCTCATCTCGGGGCTGCCCACCATCGACATCGACGACCTCAAGGCCAACACCGAGTACCACAAATACCAGGGCAACTCCATCCAG ATCCAGTGGTTCTGGCGAGCGTTGAGGTCCTTCGACCAAGCGGATCGGGCCAAGTTCCTGCAGTTCGTGACGGGGACGTCCAAGGTGCCGCTGCAGGGTTTCGCCGCCCTGGAAGGGATGAACGGGATCCAGAAATTCCAGATCCACCGCGACGACCGCTCCACCGACCGCCTGCCCTCCGCCCACACCTG cttcaaCCAGCTGGACCTGCCGGCCTACGAGAGCTACGAGAAGCTGCGGCACATGCTGCTCCTGGCCATCCAGGAGTGCTCCGAGGGCTTCGGGCTGGCCtag